From the genome of Meiothermus sp. CFH 77666:
ACTTATCGAGTCTACCCGGAAGCTCGCGCTCGAAGCTCAAAATATGCTCATTCAGTTTGAACCCAAACTTTCAGACGGCATTCCAGTTACTGAGCAGGCTCAGCAAGCCGGCGAAATTGCAAACTTTCTGAAGAGGGGTGGGAAACTTAATTTGCTTACCCTGCTAAAGAATTCCAAATGGAAAGCCTTTATCGAAAAAGCCCAAGTGGCATCCGTTAAACCAAGCACTTATGAGCATTTCCGAGCCCTTGAATTTGAGGCAAGCCTTAGAGTAGAACGTCAACGCCTCTTGAAGCGTTGGGAGGCGCTAATTGGTGCTGTAAGTGAGGTAAAGCTCGGTTCCTCCAATCCCGAAATGCAGGCCGCACAATATATCCCTATCCTGAAAAGTAAGCTGGAATGGCACTCTCAGTTTTTTTTGCCCTTCCGGATGCAATTGCTGGAGGCAGGATTCGATATGGATGCATTGCAGCACAGCCTACCTCCCAACCCCCAACCTAATGGAGAACTATTGAACCTGGTTGCTGCACTGGATGAGCTAGCCTCCATCCTTGAATCCAAGCGTGTTAGAGTAGCCCAGCAACTTGGCAACTTGGAGATTGCAAACGCTATTTCCTATCTCGGTTTGCACAAAAACGCAAACAGCGCCGACTTGGTCGAGGCCCTTAAAAAAGGATCTCCCGCAGCGTATGAACAGGCATACAGGAGGCTATTTTATCTCCACCAACTTATCCCTCGGTGGGAACGCCGTATGCAACTGTTGGGGCGGCTGAGGGAAACTGCACCAGGCTGGGCTAGAGCAATTGAAAAGCGCGAGGGCATACACGGGGATTCGAGAGTTCCGAATGAACCCCAGAAAGCCTGGCTACACCGCGTGCTTTCGCAGGAGCTGGATGAACGCACCAAAACTTCTATCAACGCTTTGCAGCATGAAGTGGCAAAACTCGAGCGCGACTTGTATCAGGTGACGGCTGAGCTGATTGACCGCAAAGCCTGGAGTGCTCAAATCAAAAAAACCACATATCAACAACGCCTTGCCCTAACTGGATGGATGAGCACTATCAAGAAAATCGGCAAGGGGAAGGGCAAGCGAGCACCCACACTAAAACGAGAGGCGGCCAAGCTACTCGCACAATGTCGTTCGGCTGTGCCGGTGTGGATTATGCCGCTGGGTCGCGTAGTGGAGCAGTTTAGACCAGAAGACGACCCTTTTGACGTTGTAATCATAGACGAGGCTAGCCAAGCGGATCTTTTTGCCCTCTTTTTATTTACCATGGCTCGAAAGATTGTAGTTGTGGGGGACGACAAGCAGGTAAGCCCCGTAGCGATAGGTGAGGAGATTGAAAAGGTATCTCCGCTACAACAAGCCCATCTTGATGGCATTCCAAATAAGCACCTATTTGACGGCAAATACTCCGTATACGAAGTTGCACGATCAGCATTCGGTGGACAGGTGATGCTACGGGAACACTTCCGCTCGGTTCCGGAAATAATACAGTTCAGTAACACACTTTGCTACGACGGAAGGATTAGGCCCTTGCGCGAATCAGGTCACTCCACACTGAAGCCTGCTGTTCGTGCAGTACGTGTGAAAGGCTTTGCCGAACCAAGAAACACGAAGATCAACCTGGGTGAGGCAGAAGAGATTGTTCGGTTAGTCAAGAGCTGTGTGGGCAATCCACTATACGCAGGCAAGACCTTCGGGGTTATTTCGATGGTGGGAGAGGAGCAGGCTCTAAAAATTGAGCAAATGTTGCGCGATGCCCTTTCTCCTGCTGAGTTAGAAGGGCGCAGGCTAATATGTGGTAACCCTGCGCAGTTCCAGGGAGATGAGCGCGATGTAGTCTTTATTTCCATGGTAGATGTGCCCCAGGGAGGCCCACTCTCCATGCGGGAAACTGAACTTTGGCAGCAGCGCTTCAATGTGGCTGCAAGTCGGGCCAAGGATCAAATGTGGGTGGTGTACTCGCTGGATCCAGCGGTAGATTTGAAACCTGGTGACCTGCGACGTCGCTTGATTGAGCACGCCTTGCAGCCAGAAAATTCAATTCACCAAATGAAGATAGAGGGCGCCAAGGCTGAGTCGCCCTTCGAGCGCGAGGTGCTTGAGTACCTAACTCGTGTTGGATTCAAGGTTATCGCGCAGTACCCGGTTGGGAGTTACCGGATTGATTTGGTGGTGGAAGGGCCTGACCAGCGGGTCGCAATCGAATGTGATGGTGACCGTTTCCATCCGCCGGAGAAATGGCCCGAAGACCTCGAGCGTCAGAGAATTCTTGAACGCCTGGGCTGGCGGTTTATTCGCATCAGAGGAAGCAGTTTTTATCGGGATCGAGATGGGGCAATGATGATGGTGATTGAAGAACTTGGGAAGCTTGGTATTGAGCGATCTAATAACGCCCGTCTAAGCCAAAGAAACATAGCGCACGATGTTCAATCGCAAACAGAAATTGCTGATGAGCAAGTACAAGTAGAAAACCCCGAGCCTGAAAAGAACTTGAGCAATGGCTGGATTTCAACCTCATCTAATGAGTCATTTGAGATAAGTGTCTCGGAGCTTGGGAATCCTGATCCAATGGGAGCCAGAGAAGATGCCAGTGAAAATCTGGGTGCAATCATACAAATTCCTGGCACTGTCAAACAAGAAGATCAAAACAACCAAATAACACCTGAAGACCAAGCTAAGATTGACTGGGTACTCTCCACACATCCAGATATGTGGTTTGAACTGGCACATTGGGCCAAGATGCGTGAACATTTTGCAGGTTGGGAGCGGAAGCTGATTTTTGACATTGGAAAATATGTGAAATTTGGCCGTGTTTCGTATAAACAAGCTCGCCAAGCCTTGCGCTTGTATGAAGAGGCCCGAAAGCTGGGCTTTAGTCCCTCGAGAGAAAACTGAAGACGGCAGAGAGCTCTGCCGTCTTTGAATAGTAAGGTACTGTCTCAATGGAACTGTGCTTCCTCGGTGGAGCCCACCAGGGCAGCCGTGGAGGCCTGTCCGGCGGTGATGGCCATCAGCACCTCGTCGAAGTAGCCCGCGCCCACCTCGCGCTGGTGCTTGACCGCGGTGAAGCCGTCCTTTTCGGCGGCGAACTCGAGCTGCTGCAACTCCACAAAGGCGCTCATGCCACGCTCCTTGTAGCCCTTGGCCAGCTCGAAGGTGCGGTAGTTGAGGTTGTGCCAGCCCGCCAGGGTGATGAACTGGAACTTGTAGCCCATGGCCCCCAGCTCCCGCTGGAACTTGGCGATGGTCTCGTCGTCGAGGTTTTTCTTCCAGTTGAAGCTGGGCGAGCAGTTGTAGGCCAGCATCTTGCCGGGGAACTCGCGGTGGATGGCCTCGGCAAACTTGCGGGCTACCTCCAGGTCGGGGGTGCTGGTCTCCATCCAGAGCAGGTCGGCATAGGGGGCGTAGGCCAGGCTGCGGGTGATGCAGGCCTCGAGGCCGTTGCGAATCCGATAAAAGCCCTCAGGTGTGCGCTCCCCTTCCTTCACAAAGGGCTTGTCGCGCTCGTCAATGTCGCTGGTGAGCAGGGTGGCGGCCTCGGCGTCGGTGCGGCAGATGATCACGCTGGGCACGCCCATCACGTCGGCAGCCAGCCGGGCGGCGTTGAGGGTGCGGATGTGCTGCGAGGTGGGAATGAGCACCTTGCCTCCCAGGTGGCCGCACTTCTTCTCGCTACTGAGCTGGTCTTCCCAGTGCACCCCGGCGGCCCCGGCCTCGATCATGCCCTTCATCAGCTCGAAGGCATTCAGGGGGCCGCCAAACCCGGCCTCGGCGTCGGCCACGATGGGGGCGTACCAGTAGCGATCGGTTTTGCCTTCGCTGCGCTCGATCTGGTCGGCCCGCATGAGGGCGTTGTTGATGCGTTTGACCACTGCCGGAACCGAGTTGGCGGGGTAAAGGGACTGGTCGGGGTAGGTCTGGGCGCCCAGGTTGGCGTCGGCGGCCACCTGCCAGCCCGAAAGGTAGATGGCCTCGAGGCCCGCCTTCACCATCTGCACGGCCTGAGCGCCGGTGTAGGCCCCAAAGGTGTTCACGTAGGGGCGGGTGTGCAAAAGCTCCCACAGCCGCTCGGCCCCCACTTTGGCCAGGGTCTGCTCGGGCAGAATGCTGGGGCGCAAGCGCACCACATCTTCGGCGGTGTAGTCGCGCTGGATGCCTTTCCAGCGGGGGTTGGTTTCCCACTCACGTCTGAGTTTCTCGGCTTCCAGTTTCATTTCGGGGGTCAGTTTGGACATGGCAATTCCTCCTTTTTTGAGTATGGTCTGAACAACAGAGTTCCGATGGGTGTATATCTTGGTAAGCGACACTTACAAAAACGTGTACTATTTATCTGAGTACACTCGATAACTATTACACCAATGTGTAGGTAGCCAGTTTGAAAGATTGGCGCAACCGGCCAGAGGACAAACCCTTGGCTCGTTGAGATTGACGTTGAACGGCGCTTTAGCTCTCAACCTCTGTAGCGTCGTTTGGGAGCTTGATGGATTCTGGTGCATAGCCAGGGGCGATAGTCAAACGCAAAACGCCCAACGCAGATCCACGCGAATGCTCCGGCCCTTCCCGCGACTTGCGACCTGGGGCAATGTATGGCATCTTGCCCACTTTGGGCATTTCGAAATAGATCCGATCTATCCGGCCATCCAAACCCATCCGCACTTCTCTTAAGCACGGCTAAAGGCACCGGCAAGAACATGAGCCGCATCTGAAGGGCTACCGGGGTAATTTTCCTGGGGGAAGAAAGGGGAACCCTATGAAACGCAACTTCTGGCTGGCGCTGGTCATGGCGGCTTTGTTGGCAGGCTGTGGGGATTCGAATGTGGTTGAGAACCCTCCACCAGGAGGCAACCCTCCGGGAGGGGGTAGTGCAACGGCCTCTCCAGCCGAGAGCGCCGGGGCCAGCAAAAGCTTTGATGAAAGCGCCAGCAAGGTGATGCAAAGCCTTCCAGGGGAGCTGGCAGGCTACCTGCACAACCTGAATGCGCCGGTCAATATTGACCTGGGCCGCTTGCTGGGGTTGCCGGGGTCGGGGGCGGCCAGTGCGGCCCTGGCCGACGCCCCAGGAGGTGGGGTTTCGGTACAGGCCACCGAGACCCGCCTGACCCGAGGCAGTTGGGACTGCACCGGTGGCAACAACAGTTGTGTGCGTACCGACAGCGACGACTATCTGGTGCGCTGGCGTACCGCTCAGGGTCAGACCGCCGAGCTGCTGCTCGACTGGAACGGCTCCACCGGCGGAACGCCTTCGCCCACGGTGATGGGCCACTACAGCGCCAGCAACGAAGCCCTCTTCGAGGCCCCTACCAAGTTAATCGGGTACATCAAGGTGAACAACGTGGTGGTGGCCAGCCTGAACCGCAGCACGGTCTTTCCCGATAGCCGCTGTGTAACGGGGCGCAAGGTGCTGGACATGCCCGATCAGATGAAGGTGGCGGCCTTTCTGGACAAGGCCGGGGTTGGGCGGCTGATTGAAGTGAAGAACCTCGAGTGGAACATTGGCAGCACCCTCACCACCAAGGGCGATATCGTGGCCAGGGGCGGTGGCGAGACCGTGAATCTGACCTGGGATGTGACCACCGGGGGTACCGTAGTCCGTGCCCGCTGTGGCAACTTTGCCAGCATCCTGGCCACCAACATGCGGGCGCTGGCTTCGCTCGGCAACCTCAAGAAAACCTTTGCCCTGAGCTTCGAGGCCACCGAGTTCCGCCGCGACCCCCTCCACATCGCCTTCAGCAAGGGTTCGGTGCAGTTTGATGGCAAGACCGCCGAGTTCCGGGGCGTGCTGGACGATACCAACCGCAACTGCATTCTGGGCGAGAATCTGACCCTGAGCTTTGCGGGCGGGCAGAGCAACCTCGAGCAGTACCTGATAGAACACCACGCGGCCAAGCCCTGTACACGCTGAAAGACAGATGGCCGATAGTTGAGGGCTAAATCTACCCGGGCCCCTGACCCTGCTGCTCGGGGTACTGCCCGTTCTGCGGGTACTGGTTCTCTGATATGGCCCTGTTATGATGGGGCTGATTTTGGAGGAACCATGAAGCGACTCGTTGCCTTGCTTACCTTGGTGGTTGGTTTCGCTTTTGCCCAGGCCCCGGCCTACCCCGAAAACACCGTGGGGGTGGGGTTTGGGGTTGGGCGGGGGTTGATGGTGCAGGGGAGCCTGGGCCTGCCCTTTAGCCCACTGGGCATTGATACCGGACTGGACCTCGAGGTCATCGTCCCCACCAGCTTCGACAATGTGGAGGTCTGGGCCTTTTTCAAGGCCAACCTGCTACCGGCCCTGACGGTGGCCGACCTCTCGCTCTCGGCGGGCCTGGGGGTAGACTTGAGCTTCAACACGGCGGGCAGTCTGTTTGGCTTCCACTTAGGGCCGGTGGCCAGCCTCGAGATTCCCGGCGGGGCCATTTCGGGCTATGTGGGGCTGGGCATCGAGGGGGGCTTCAACCTGGCCTATGGCCTGGGCGGGCGGCTTTACCTGGATCCGGTGGCCCTCGAGGTGGGCATCTCCGACCGCTATCCCTTCAAAATTGCGGTGCTGTACCTTTGGTAAGAAATTGCTGATAGCCCATAGCTGATAGCTAATTTTTGCCACGTACTAGACTCCCGGCGCTTGACCTTTTTGGCCTCGGATACAGGTAAAAATCCGGTAGCTGCGCCACAATACATTCATGGGTGGGATCTGGGCTCTGGCGGTGATGCTGGGCATGGCGTATGGGCACCCGGTCTGGGTGCTCACGCCGCAGGGGCGCTTGCAGGGGGGGCTCAACCAGAACGCCCAGGTGGCCTACTTTCTGGGCATCCCTTACGCGAAGGCCGAGCGCTGGAAAGCCCCGGTGCCGGTGCTGCGGCTCGAGGGGGTCTTCAAAGCCACCGAGCCTGGCCCGGCGTGTCCGCAGCGGGGGGTTTTTACCACCCGGCTGGGCGGCTATATTCCCCCCCAGAGCGAAGACTGCTTGAACCTGGGGGTCTGGATGCCCCTGGCGCCGCCCCCACCGGAGGGCTATCCGGTGATGGTCTGGGTGCATGGGGGAAGCTACACCGGCGGAAGCTGGGCCGAGCCCCTCTACGACGGCACCGCGCTGGCCGCGCAGGGGGCGGTGGTGGTGGGGTTCAACTACCGGCTGGGCTCGCTGGGCTGGCTGGCTTTGCCTGCGCTGCAAGCCGAAGACCCCCGCGGCTCCACCGGCAACTACGGGCTTCAGGACATGCTCGAGGCCCTGCGCTGGGTGCAGCGAAATATCAGCGCCTTTGGCGGCAATCCGGACAACGTGACCCTGTTTGGACACTCGGCGGGGGGGATGGCGGTCTGTACGCTGATGGCGACCCCCAGCGCCAAAGGGCTATTCCACAAGGCCATCATCCAGTCAGGCGGGTGTGAGTATGTGCGAACCCTCGAGCAGGGTCTGGCCTGGGGTGTGCGCTGGGCGGCCCAGATGGGCTGCGGGGCAGGCGATCTGGCCTGTCTGCGCCGGGTTCCGCTCGAGCGCCTCTTTCCCCCCGAAGACCGCAGTATTGGGGCGCTCTTGCAGCGGGTCGAGGCCGGAGAGTTCGCCGAGGTGCCCTGGAAGCCGCACCTGGACGGGGTCTGGCTGAGCCAGCTGCCCCTGCAAGCCTTGCGCATGGGCCTGGCAGAGGGGATTCCCCTGATTGTGGGGGCCACCGCGCAGGAGACCTGGGGTGAGCGCCTGACAGGCCCCTCCGACTGGGCCGGGTTTGCCGAGCGGGTCGAGGCCAGGCTCCCCGGCCTGGGGCAGCGGGCACGGCAGCTTTACCAGGCCCGCTACGCCGCCCCCGCCGAAGCCTGGGCCTACTTCCAGACCGACCGAATCCTGCTCTGCCCCACGCTGGCCG
Proteins encoded in this window:
- a CDS encoding bioflim formation protein gives rise to the protein MKRLVALLTLVVGFAFAQAPAYPENTVGVGFGVGRGLMVQGSLGLPFSPLGIDTGLDLEVIVPTSFDNVEVWAFFKANLLPALTVADLSLSAGLGVDLSFNTAGSLFGFHLGPVASLEIPGGAISGYVGLGIEGGFNLAYGLGGRLYLDPVALEVGISDRYPFKIAVLYLW
- a CDS encoding AAA domain-containing protein, translated to MEKLPEPSKVEKWQQLLQQQVEPGSERPELWKHEPSLEQLEALQKRLNQVLHPVKQVEQWHISVIAAGFEPQLKQIWVDFIKLIESTRKLALEAQNMLIQFEPKLSDGIPVTEQAQQAGEIANFLKRGGKLNLLTLLKNSKWKAFIEKAQVASVKPSTYEHFRALEFEASLRVERQRLLKRWEALIGAVSEVKLGSSNPEMQAAQYIPILKSKLEWHSQFFLPFRMQLLEAGFDMDALQHSLPPNPQPNGELLNLVAALDELASILESKRVRVAQQLGNLEIANAISYLGLHKNANSADLVEALKKGSPAAYEQAYRRLFYLHQLIPRWERRMQLLGRLRETAPGWARAIEKREGIHGDSRVPNEPQKAWLHRVLSQELDERTKTSINALQHEVAKLERDLYQVTAELIDRKAWSAQIKKTTYQQRLALTGWMSTIKKIGKGKGKRAPTLKREAAKLLAQCRSAVPVWIMPLGRVVEQFRPEDDPFDVVIIDEASQADLFALFLFTMARKIVVVGDDKQVSPVAIGEEIEKVSPLQQAHLDGIPNKHLFDGKYSVYEVARSAFGGQVMLREHFRSVPEIIQFSNTLCYDGRIRPLRESGHSTLKPAVRAVRVKGFAEPRNTKINLGEAEEIVRLVKSCVGNPLYAGKTFGVISMVGEEQALKIEQMLRDALSPAELEGRRLICGNPAQFQGDERDVVFISMVDVPQGGPLSMRETELWQQRFNVAASRAKDQMWVVYSLDPAVDLKPGDLRRRLIEHALQPENSIHQMKIEGAKAESPFEREVLEYLTRVGFKVIAQYPVGSYRIDLVVEGPDQRVAIECDGDRFHPPEKWPEDLERQRILERLGWRFIRIRGSSFYRDRDGAMMMVIEELGKLGIERSNNARLSQRNIAHDVQSQTEIADEQVQVENPEPEKNLSNGWISTSSNESFEISVSELGNPDPMGAREDASENLGAIIQIPGTVKQEDQNNQITPEDQAKIDWVLSTHPDMWFELAHWAKMREHFAGWERKLIFDIGKYVKFGRVSYKQARQALRLYEEARKLGFSPSREN
- the aceA gene encoding isocitrate lyase; its protein translation is MSKLTPEMKLEAEKLRREWETNPRWKGIQRDYTAEDVVRLRPSILPEQTLAKVGAERLWELLHTRPYVNTFGAYTGAQAVQMVKAGLEAIYLSGWQVAADANLGAQTYPDQSLYPANSVPAVVKRINNALMRADQIERSEGKTDRYWYAPIVADAEAGFGGPLNAFELMKGMIEAGAAGVHWEDQLSSEKKCGHLGGKVLIPTSQHIRTLNAARLAADVMGVPSVIICRTDAEAATLLTSDIDERDKPFVKEGERTPEGFYRIRNGLEACITRSLAYAPYADLLWMETSTPDLEVARKFAEAIHREFPGKMLAYNCSPSFNWKKNLDDETIAKFQRELGAMGYKFQFITLAGWHNLNYRTFELAKGYKERGMSAFVELQQLEFAAEKDGFTAVKHQREVGAGYFDEVLMAITAGQASTAALVGSTEEAQFH
- a CDS encoding carboxylesterase family protein codes for the protein MGGIWALAVMLGMAYGHPVWVLTPQGRLQGGLNQNAQVAYFLGIPYAKAERWKAPVPVLRLEGVFKATEPGPACPQRGVFTTRLGGYIPPQSEDCLNLGVWMPLAPPPPEGYPVMVWVHGGSYTGGSWAEPLYDGTALAAQGAVVVGFNYRLGSLGWLALPALQAEDPRGSTGNYGLQDMLEALRWVQRNISAFGGNPDNVTLFGHSAGGMAVCTLMATPSAKGLFHKAIIQSGGCEYVRTLEQGLAWGVRWAAQMGCGAGDLACLRRVPLERLFPPEDRSIGALLQRVEAGEFAEVPWKPHLDGVWLSQLPLQALRMGLAEGIPLIVGATAQETWGERLTGPSDWAGFAERVEARLPGLGQRARQLYQARYAAPAEAWAYFQTDRILLCPTLAAGAAQARHAPTYSYLVTWASPVLDFLGSFHGIELPLLFGTESTWPSRVLFLTAEALDSSRPLAQAIQSQWLHFARTGEPYLQGWPETKSGYAMGFDARPDLIPDPYPGRCGLFR